The following coding sequences are from one Lasioglossum baleicum chromosome 18, iyLasBale1, whole genome shotgun sequence window:
- the Wgn gene encoding tumor necrosis factor receptor superfamily member wengen, protein MPREPNRVYLSTALLILVGLHKTGSSTSSPQHPVCKPGLEFWSSERGTCWPCTRCAPEFTLSPCAIYKDAICGPLSALELDWSILTTRNRPETGQRRLEAVTSKMLWRFPDLDPQQVRKQPGDLANLEKSVEVDTADQRISESLTRRSSSEGKILWDWQTAALILAVCACILFFLVAGCSALVYTRQWRRMKKNFEPVGLEEISARLNLMVKAELAELVASAPVHAADPERRCQYLEKLLDRKREAPMMVSWPEVSGNLYIEEGESTKGKTLQIARIHRSIETMLNQKKNPDEQ, encoded by the exons ATGCCACGGGAGCCCAACCGGGTGTACCTGTCGACCGCGTTACTGATACTGGTCGGTCTCCATAAAACTGGCAGTTCTACGTCCTCCCCTCAACATCCGGTTTGCAAGCCGGGTCTCGAATTCTGGTCATCTGAGCGTGGCACCTGTTGGCCCTGCACCAGATGCGCCCCTGAGTTCACGCTGAGCCCGTGCGCCATCTACAAGGATGCGATTTGCGGCCCACTTTCGGCCCTCGAGCTCGACTGGTCCATCCTCACGACGAGGAACCGACCGGAAACGGGCCAACGGAGGCTCGAGGCTGTCACCTCGAAGATGCTATGGCGGTTTCCAGACCTGGACCCGCAGCAGGTCCGGAAACAGCCCGGGGACCTAGCTAATCTCGAGAAAAGCGTCGAGGTGGACACAGCTGACCAG AGGATCAGTGAGTCTCTTACGCGAAGATCATCTTCTGAAGGGAAGATTCTATGGGATTGGCAAACTGCAGCATTGATCCTTGCAGTCTGCGCGTGCATCTTATTCTTCTTAGTCGCAGGATGCTCGGCTTTGGTCTACACAAGGCAGTGGCGACGCATGAAGAAGAATTTCGAGCCCG TGGGTCTAGAAGAGATCTCGGCGCGACTGAATTTAATGGTGAAGGCAGAGCTAGCCGAGCTGGTTGCCAGCGCACCTGTGCACGCTGCTGATCCCGAGAGGAGGTGTCAATATTTGGAGAAGCTCTTAG ACCGGAAGAGGGAAGCGCCCATGATGGTCAGCTGGCCGGAAGTCAGCGGGAACCTCTACATAGAGGAGGGCGAGTCTACAAAGGGTAAGACCCTTCAGATCGCCAGGATCCATCGCAGCATTGAGACAATGTTGAACCAGAAGAAAAATCCGGACGAGCAATGA
- the Mtssb gene encoding mitochondrial single stranded DNA-binding protein isoform X2 — protein sequence MFRNVMSKTMQSILGINCKQMCTDVKLEKTINQITLLGRVGNDPQKKGNDEHPLVTFSLATHSNYKYGNGDFVQRTDWHKVCVFKPMLRETVTNYLKRGQRILVMGKISYGEFKDSEGQTKYSTAVIADEIVFFQTR from the exons ATGTTTCGAAAC GTTATGTCGAAAACGATGCAAAGTATTTTAGGAATTAACTGTAAACAAATGTGTACAGACGTGAAATTAGAAAAAA cAATTAATCAGATCACACTGTTGGGAAGAGTTGGGAACGATCCACAGAAAAAAGGGAATGACGAACACCCTCTTGTCACGTTTTCCCTTGCAACACACAGCAATTACAAATATGGCAATG GAGACTTTGTACAAAGGACCGACTGGCACAAGGTATGCGTTTTCAAGCCAATGCTACGAGAGACTGTTACAAACTATTTGAAAAGGGGGCAGAGGATACTGGTGATGGGGAAGATCAGTTATGGGGAATTCAAAGACTCAGAAGGCCAAACTAAATACAGCACGGCGGTGATAGCAgacgaaattgtattttttcagacgCGATAA
- the Stas gene encoding transmembrane protein stas encodes MNVDTRIRQNADSPKQESTRQALLTVVVIFLTSLSALFYVYTSFPELTEDEQQHMKLPLHIEDAKNLGKLLSRYKDLYYFQVLAGVFTTYIFLQTFAIPGSIFLSILSGFLFPFPLALFLVCSCSAIGASLCYLLSSLLGRKLLFKYFPVKAREWTQAVKKHRHNLFNYMLFLRMTPLLPNWFINLASPIIGVPLTPFILGTFFGVAPPSFVAIQAGQTLQNLTSSTDAWSWNSILILCVFAVLSLVPVLFKQKLQEKFD; translated from the exons ATGAACGTGGATACTAGAATAAGGCAAAATGCCG ATTCCCCAAAACAAGAATCTACTAGGCAAGCTCTCCTAACAGTTGTAGTCATCTTTCTCACCTCGTTATCAGCTTTGTTCTATGTGTACACTAGTTTCCCTGAGCTCACAGA AGATGAGCAACAACACATGAAACTTCCACTACACATTGAAGACGCCAAAAATCTGGGCAAACTACTAAGTCGATACAAGGATCTCTATTATTTCCAAGTGCTGGCTGGAGTCTTCACGACCTACATTTT CTTGCAAACCTTTGCAATTCCAGGTTCCATTTTCCTATCAATCCTCTCAGGATTTCTCTTTCCATTTCCACTAGCATTATTTTTAGTGTGCAGTTGCAGTGCGATAGGAGCTTCCCTGTGCTACCTTTTGTCGTCACTGTTAGGACGTAAATTACTCTTCAAATATTTCCCTGTGAAAGCAAGGGAGTGGACACAAGCAGTGAAGAAGCATAGACATAATCTGTTTAATTATATGCTCTTCTTGCGGATGACACCACTGCTGCCGAACTGGTTTATCAACCTTGCCAGCCCAATAATTGGAGTGCCTCTGACGCCTTTTATTTTAGGCACGTTCTTTGGAGTGGCTCCACCATCCTTCGTAGCAATACAAGCTGGTCAAACACTGCAGAATCTGACTTCTTCGACTGATGCTTGGTCATGGAATAGTATTCTGATTTTGTGCGTGTTTGCTGTGCTATCACTAGTACCTGTTCTATTTAAGCAAAAACTGCAAGAGAAGTTCGACTAA
- the LOC143218008 gene encoding uncharacterized protein LOC143218008 isoform X2 encodes MAVIHKPYRLYILQTIQITVLHSVIPWARLSLARVMIMRNLQNSIYPGLNLLRKIAVPIVQHYPSLSEFYDEWCILENPYFYVNDIDCWPCSVVNFVPDLTGHSIPRSFNPGMPYTKTENFSEIHFKHLKQLFWENCDTFERDAMKIYSNNHTYKHIRDVMESKIDSYPSHNLDDHVTWRVNRMTAGRVLRKLFPVPVGTPTWWEQSTEKFVIIDEPKSPPYALPNPECSNVVMRCTSGARLIKMVASQECTESCASFTILLTAGKILWYNWWYWRPVSLPASNSTSTSINYIISFC; translated from the exons ATGGCCGTGATCCATAAACCGTACAGACTCTACATTCTACAGACTATACAGATCACGGTGTTACACAGTGTTATACCGTGGGCCAGACTGTCATTGGCACGTG TTATGATAATGCGGAATTTACAAAATTCGATTTATCCAGGCTTAAACTTGCTTCGAAAAATAGCTGTGCCTATAGTTCAGCATTATCCTTCTTTATCTG aattttatgaTGAATGGTGCATTTTGGAAAACCCATACTTTTATGTAAACGATATAGATTGCTGGCCCTGTAGCGTAGTAAACTTTGTGCCTGATCTAACTGGCCATAGTATACCCAGGTCCTTCAATCCTGGAATGCCTTAtacaaaaactgaaaatttctcTGAAATTCACTTCAAACACCTGAAACAATTATTCTGGGAGAATTGTGATACATTTGAGAGAGATGCGATGAAAATATATTCCAACAATCATACTTATAA GCATATTAGAGATgttatggaaagcaaaattgatTCATATCCATCGCATAATTTGGATGATCATGTTACGTGGAGAGTGAATCGCATGACAGCGGGAAGAGttttaagaaaattgtttcctgtGCCTGTCGGCACACCAACTTGGTGGGAACAGAGCACAGAAAAGTTTGTTATCATCGATGAACCGAAATCTCCACCGTATGCTTTG CCAAATCCTGAGTGCAGCAATGTGGTAATGAGATGCACATCTGGTGCAAGATTGATAAAGATGGTGGCAAGCCAAGAGTGCACAGAGTCATGTGCATCTTTCACGATTTTACTAACAGCTGGGAAAATAT TATGGTACAATTGGTGGTATTGGCGCCCAGTTAGCCTACCCGCATCGAATTCAACTAGTACTTCCATCAATTACATAATTTCCTTTTGCTAG
- the LOC143218008 gene encoding uncharacterized protein LOC143218008 isoform X1 codes for MANLKLYKTKLEEIRQKARENDIPEIEIDKMLENSFRILEMRKTQRGTFCCSKITIIILLIVIACLIFFDRRFISVMIMRNLQNSIYPGLNLLRKIAVPIVQHYPSLSEFYDEWCILENPYFYVNDIDCWPCSVVNFVPDLTGHSIPRSFNPGMPYTKTENFSEIHFKHLKQLFWENCDTFERDAMKIYSNNHTYKHIRDVMESKIDSYPSHNLDDHVTWRVNRMTAGRVLRKLFPVPVGTPTWWEQSTEKFVIIDEPKSPPYALPNPECSNVVMRCTSGARLIKMVASQECTESCASFTILLTAGKILWYNWWYWRPVSLPASNSTSTSINYIISFC; via the exons ATGGCGAATTTGAAATTGTATAAAACCAAATTGGAAGAAATACGTCAAAAAGCACGGGAAAACGATATTCCCGAGATTGAAATCGACAAAATGTTAGAAAATTCGTTTCGCATCCTTGAAATGAGAAAAACACAACGTGGCACATTCTGCTGCtccaaaataacaattataattttGTTAATCGTAATAGCATGTCTTATTTTTTTCGATCGACGTTTTATTTCAGTTATGATAATGCGGAATTTACAAAATTCGATTTATCCAGGCTTAAACTTGCTTCGAAAAATAGCTGTGCCTATAGTTCAGCATTATCCTTCTTTATCTG aattttatgaTGAATGGTGCATTTTGGAAAACCCATACTTTTATGTAAACGATATAGATTGCTGGCCCTGTAGCGTAGTAAACTTTGTGCCTGATCTAACTGGCCATAGTATACCCAGGTCCTTCAATCCTGGAATGCCTTAtacaaaaactgaaaatttctcTGAAATTCACTTCAAACACCTGAAACAATTATTCTGGGAGAATTGTGATACATTTGAGAGAGATGCGATGAAAATATATTCCAACAATCATACTTATAA GCATATTAGAGATgttatggaaagcaaaattgatTCATATCCATCGCATAATTTGGATGATCATGTTACGTGGAGAGTGAATCGCATGACAGCGGGAAGAGttttaagaaaattgtttcctgtGCCTGTCGGCACACCAACTTGGTGGGAACAGAGCACAGAAAAGTTTGTTATCATCGATGAACCGAAATCTCCACCGTATGCTTTG CCAAATCCTGAGTGCAGCAATGTGGTAATGAGATGCACATCTGGTGCAAGATTGATAAAGATGGTGGCAAGCCAAGAGTGCACAGAGTCATGTGCATCTTTCACGATTTTACTAACAGCTGGGAAAATAT TATGGTACAATTGGTGGTATTGGCGCCCAGTTAGCCTACCCGCATCGAATTCAACTAGTACTTCCATCAATTACATAATTTCCTTTTGCTAG
- the Lcch3 gene encoding ligand-gated chloride channel homolog 3, with product MMNWSRLQQVVLLLQTIYLVTWASYDNTGVSDRLENVTQTISRILDGYDIRLRPNFGGDPLLVGMDLTIASFDAISEVNMDYTITMYLNQYWKDERLAFSQEEEVLTLSGDFAEKIWVPDTFFANDKNSFLHDVTERNKLVRLSGDGSVTYGMRFTTTLACMMDLHYYPLDSQNCTVEIESYGYTVLDVVMYWKETPVRGVEEAELPQFTIIGYETNDRKERLATGIYQRLSLSFKLQRNIGYFVFQTYLPSILIVMLSWVSFWINHEATSARVALGITTVLTMTTISTGVRSSLPRISYVKAIDIYLVMCFVFVFAALLEYAAVNYTYWGARAKKKTKKKETDEKKVITSKAGSKTSSPFPGSTEADIIELQDLRMSPLPSIRNSGVSTPGTGREHDPVKFPPSFRISRVAAYNTHGKNIGLRYRGPHKGHHKPKVLHAIRRGASVLRVSMPKIKDVNIIDKYSRIIFPVSFMLFNAIYWVFYFL from the exons ATGATGAACTGGTCGAGGCTGCAGCAGGTCGTCTTACTGCTGCAGACGATCTACCTAGTTACCTG GGCCAGTTACGACAACACAGGGGTGTCTGACAGGTTGGAAAACGTGACGCAGACTATATCGCGGATTCTCGATGGCTATGACATTCGATTGAGACCAAATTTCGGTG GGGATCCCCTGCTGGTGGGCATGGATCTTACTATAGCCAGTTTCGACGCCATCTCGGAAGTTAACATG GATTATACTATAACAATGTACCTAAATCAATATTGGAAGGACGAACGACTAGCATTTTCGCAGGAGGAAGAGGTCCTCACCCTCAGCGGCGATTTTGCAGAAAAAATTTGGGTCCCAGATACATTCTTTGCTAatgacaaaaacag TTTCTTGCACGACGTCACCGAGCGTAATAAACTCGTCCGACTGTCCGGCGACGGATCTGTCACTTATGGCATGAGATTTACGACGACCCTGGCCTGCATGATGGATCTGCACTACTATCCGCTCGATTCGCAGAACTGCACCGTAGAGATCGAGAGCT ATGGATACACGGTTCTGGACGTAGTGATGTACTGGAAAGAGACTCCAGTGCGTGGAGTCGAGGAAGCAGAGCTGCCACAATTCACAATCATCGGGTACGAGACGAATGATCGCAAAGAGAGACTGGCCACCGGTATATATCAAAGACTTTCGTTGAGCTTCAAGCTTCAGAGGAACATCGGCTACTTCGTTTTCCAGACCTACTTGCCCAGTATCCTAATCGTGATGCTGAGCTGGGTGAGCTTCTGGATCAACCACGAGGCCACCAGTGCCAGAGTAGCCCTTG GCATAACGACGGTGCTCACGATGACTACAATATCGACAGGTGTGCGTAGCTCACTGCCACGTATCAGCTACGTAAAAGCAATCGACATTTATCTAGTAATGTGCTTCGTCTTCGTGTTCGCGGCTTTACTAGAATATGCGGCTGTAAATTACACATATTGGGGCGCCAGAGCCAAAAAGAAgacgaaaaagaaagaaaccgaCGAGAAGAAAGTCATTACTTCTAAAGCAG GAAGCAAAACAAGCTCTCCATTTCCTGGATCCACCGAAGCTGACATAATCGAGCTTCAGGATCTCCGGATGTCCCCTTTACCAAGTATAAGAAACAGTGGCGTGTCTACTCCCGGAACCGGAAGGGAACACGATCCAGTCAAGTTTCCTCCAAGCTTTCGCATTTCCAGAGTCGCGGCCTACAACACTCACGGAAAAAACATTGGCCTAAGATACAGGGGGCCTCATAAGGGACATCATAAACCTaag GTTTTGCACGCGATACGAAGAGGAGCGTCCGTGTTGCGAGTGTCGATGCCGAAGATCAAGGACGTCAACATCATCGACAAATATTCGAGAATCATATTCCCGGTCAGCTTCATGCTCTTCAACGCGATCTACTGGGTGTTCTACTTTCTCTGA
- the Mtssb gene encoding mitochondrial single stranded DNA-binding protein isoform X1 encodes MFRNVMSKTMQSILGINCKQMCTDVKLEKTINQITLLGRVGNDPQKKGNDEHPLVTFSLATHSNYKYGNDTNNIAGDFVQRTDWHKVCVFKPMLRETVTNYLKRGQRILVMGKISYGEFKDSEGQTKYSTAVIADEIVFFQTR; translated from the exons ATGTTTCGAAAC GTTATGTCGAAAACGATGCAAAGTATTTTAGGAATTAACTGTAAACAAATGTGTACAGACGTGAAATTAGAAAAAA cAATTAATCAGATCACACTGTTGGGAAGAGTTGGGAACGATCCACAGAAAAAAGGGAATGACGAACACCCTCTTGTCACGTTTTCCCTTGCAACACACAGCAATTACAAATATGGCAATG ATACAAACAATATTGCAGGAGACTTTGTACAAAGGACCGACTGGCACAAGGTATGCGTTTTCAAGCCAATGCTACGAGAGACTGTTACAAACTATTTGAAAAGGGGGCAGAGGATACTGGTGATGGGGAAGATCAGTTATGGGGAATTCAAAGACTCAGAAGGCCAAACTAAATACAGCACGGCGGTGATAGCAgacgaaattgtattttttcagacgCGATAA